GCCCAGGAAGAGTTGACCGAGCTCGCCCCGCGACTCGAAACGATTGAGGCCGAGCTGAAGATCATGCTGCTTCCCAAAGACCCCAACGACGAAAAGAACGTCATCCTCGAAATCCGCGCCGGAACCGGCGGCGACGAGGCTTCGCTTTTCGTGGCCGAGGTCTTCAAGATGTACCTGCGCTTCGCCGAGCAGCATCGCTGGAAGGTCGAAATTCTTTCCGAATCCGAGTCCTCCGTCGGCGGCCTCAAAGAAGTCATCGCGCTCATCGAAGGCGAGCGCGTCTATTCGCAGATGAAGTTCGAGAGCGGCGTGCATCGCGTCCAGCGCGTACCGGCAACCGAAACGCAAGGCCGTGTGCATACCTCCGCGATCACTGTCGCCGTGCTGCCCGAGGCCGAAGAAGTCGACGTCAAAGTCGAGCAAAAAGACCTGCGCATTGACACCTTCTGCTCCTCCGGTCCCGGCGGACAGTCCGTAAACACTACGTACTCGGCCATCCGCATCACGCATATTCCGACCAACACCGTCGTAAGCTGCCAGGACGAGAAATCCCAGATCAAGAATCGCGAAAAGGCCATGCGCGTCCTGCGTTCCCGTCTCTATGAAGTGGAGATGCAGAAGCAGCACGATGCCCTCGCCAAGGAGCGCAAGCAGCAGGTTGGCACAGGCGACCGAAGCGAGAAGATTCGCACCTACAACTTTCCGCAGAACCGCCTTACTGACCATCGCATCGGCCTCACACTGCACCAGCTTGACCTGATCATGCAGGGCCGTCTGCAATCCATCGTCGACGCGCTCATCGCCGACGACCAGGCGCAGAAGCTGAAGGCAGACTCAGCGCAGGCCGCTTGAGCAATGACCCTGCGCGCCCTGGCCGCCGAAGCCGAAGCCCCGCTCCGCAACGGGCCGCATCCGGAGCGGGCGCGGCGGGATGCGGAGACGCTGCTGCTTCATCTGCTGGGCCAGAATCGCGCATGGCTGCTGGCGAATTGGGATACAGCAGCTTCCGTCGAAACACAAGCGGCCCTGCGCGGACTGATCGCGCGCCGCAGTTCCGGCGAGCCGATCCAATACATCACTGGCGCGGCGGAGTTCTTCGGGTTGCCGTTTGCCGTCGCGCCAGGCGTGCTGATTCCGCGCCCTGAAACGGAGCATCTCGTCGAAGAAGTGCTCCG
This portion of the Acidicapsa acidisoli genome encodes:
- the prfA gene encoding peptide chain release factor 1; this translates as MFDRLQQMEDRYVDLGEQMALPEVQNDREAMHKASKAHRDLEATVEKFREYKQVTKGVEDAKAMLAENDADLAAMAQEELTELAPRLETIEAELKIMLLPKDPNDEKNVILEIRAGTGGDEASLFVAEVFKMYLRFAEQHRWKVEILSESESSVGGLKEVIALIEGERVYSQMKFESGVHRVQRVPATETQGRVHTSAITVAVLPEAEEVDVKVEQKDLRIDTFCSSGPGGQSVNTTYSAIRITHIPTNTVVSCQDEKSQIKNREKAMRVLRSRLYEVEMQKQHDALAKERKQQVGTGDRSEKIRTYNFPQNRLTDHRIGLTLHQLDLIMQGRLQSIVDALIADDQAQKLKADSAQAA